The following DNA comes from Corynebacterium urogenitale.
CGAGGTTCGGCAGCATGAATCCAGCCACCAACGGAAACGCATACAAAGCCAGAGGAAGTGTGCGACGTGTCATACTCCAACACTAACCCCCTGAGGGGGTTAGTTCAAGAGGTACTGTAGATTTTATGAATACTTCATCCACAAACCAGCTTCGCCAGCTTTCTTTTGTGTTTTATGGCGAGCGGCCTGCTCTTGACTTTGCGAATACCCTTCGGCGCCGTAAAGATCCGCTGCATCCTACGGTCGACCTTCTCGGCGATCGTTCTGACTTCGTCAGCTGGCTTAACCAAGCTCGCCAAGCAACGTCTTGGGCCCGCGAACTTCCTGAGCTTGTGAAAACTCCAATGCCGATTGATCAGGAAAGCGTTACGACGCTTCGCGAGGCAGTTCTAATTTTGGCAGAGCACAGCCTCGGCATGAATACGCTCTCCTCATTCGAGTTAAACTCCACCATCGATGTACTCAACGACTGGTCCACTAGGCGACCTTTACTTCAGTTGGACGCTCAGACCTTCTCGCCGGAGCCGCTTCGCAGTGAAGAGTCTGATCCCAGGAAAACACTGGCAAAGAATCTTGAGCTGGAGCAGGCATTAGGTTTTGTCGCTGCCGACGCGGTTGCACTTTTCGGAACTAATGACCGGCAGCGATTGAAGATATGCGGCCACGAGCGTTGTGGAATTCTCTTCGAGGATCGCTCTAACGGCCTGCGGAGGCAGTGGTGCTCGATGAAGGACTGTGGCAATCGGGCTAAAGCCCGTCGCTACTCTCATAACAAGTAACCCGGGCTCTTAACCAGGATCTATTCTGCACCAGTCAAAGAGAAAACCCCGCCCCAAGGCTCCGTTAACAGCCTCAGAGACGGGATCTAATTTGCAGGGGGTGCGAGAACGAGCACCTCCCTAAATGTAGCTAATTAGGCGATGCCGTTTTTAGCCTTGAATTCCAAACGACGTGCGTGCAGGATCGGCTCGGTGTAACCAGCAGGCTGGTTCACACCATCGAGGATCAGCTCCTTAGCAGCCTGGAAGCCGATGGAGTTATCGAAGTCCGGAGCCATTGGCAGGTACGCATCGTCGCCAGCATTCTGGCGGTCCACGACCTCAGCCATACGCTGCAGAGAGTCGATGATCTGCTCCTCGGTGACAACACCGTGCAGCAGCCAGTTAGCCAGAGTCTGGGAGGAGATACGCAGCGTAGCGCGGTCCTCCATCAGGTCAACATCGTTGATGTCCGGCACCTTCGAGCAACCAACGCCCTGCTCGACCCAGCGGATCACGTAGCCCAGGATGGACTGGCAGTTGTTGTCCAGCTCGTTGGCCTTCTCCTCATCGGACCAGTCAGCGCCCGGCTCACCAGCCTTCGCAGCAGCAACTGGAATGGTCACCAGGTCACCGAAGGAGTCGCGGCGACCATCGGCGATCAGCTTGTCCTGAGCACCGAAGACATCGACCTCGTGGTAGTGGGTAGCGTGCAGCACGCCACCGGTTGGGGAAGGAACCCATGCAGTGGAAGCACCCTGCTTTGGCTGACCGATCTTCTGCTCCAGCAGCTCAGCCATCTGCTCGGTCATGGCCCACATGCCCTTACCGATCTGAGCCTTGCCCTGCAGGCCGTGGGCCAGGCCGGCGTCGACATTGTTGTCCTCGTAGGCCAGCATCCACGGTGCGGTCTTCTGAACGGCCTTGCGGAACATTGGGCCTGCGTGGATGGAGGTGTGGATCTCGTCGCCGGTGCGGTCCATGAACCCGGTGTTGATGAACACCACGCGCTCGGATACTTCCTTGATCGCAGCATCCAGGTTGACGGAGGTACGGCGCTCCTCATCCATGAGGCCGACCTTCAGGGTGTTGCGCTCCAGCCCCAGCAGGTCCTCGACGTCTGCGAAGAGCTCGTTGGTGAACGCAACCTCTTCTGGGCCGTGCTGCTTTGGCTTCACGATGTAGATGGAGCCAGTGCGGGAGTTCTTGCGGGCATTGTCCTGGTCCAGGCCTGGGATTGCGCAGGCTGCGGTGATGACGGAGTCCATGATGCCCTCGAAGATCTCCTCGCCGTTCTGGTCGAGGATCGCAGGGTTCTGCATCAGGTGGCCAACGTTGCGGACCAGGTTGAGGGAGCGGCCGTGGAGGGTGACCTCGGAACCGTCGAGGGCGGTGTAGGTGCGGTCGTCGTTGATCTCGCGGGTGAGGGTCTTGCCCTTGCGCTCGAATTCTACCTTCAGGTCGCCGACGTTGAGGCCCAGCCAGTTGGTGTAGCCCAGGGTCTTGTCAGCGGCGTCAACGGCGGCGACGGAGTCCTCCAGGTCCATGATGTTGGTCACGGCTGCCTCGAGGATGATGTCCTTCACGCCAGCCTTGTCGGTGGAGCCAACTGGGGACTCGGCGTCGATGAGCAGCTGGATGTGCAGGCCGTTGTGCTTGAAGTAGATCGACTCTGGGGAAGCGACGTCACCGGTGTAGCCGACCAGGGTCTCCGGCTCGCGCAGGCCAGCGGTTGCGCCGCCTTCGAGGGTGACCTGCAGGCGTCCGTCGACGATGTCGTAGGAGGTCACGTCGGAGTGGGAGGCGTCCACGAGTGGCAGAGCCTTGTCCAGGAAGTTACGGCTCCAGGCGATCACTCGGTCGCCGCGAACCTTGTTGTAGCCCGGGGTGTCCTTTTCGGCGCCACCGTCTTCTGGGATGGCGTTGGTGCCGTAGAGGGCGTCGTAGAGGGAGCCCCAGCGTGCGTTCGCGGCGTTGATGGCGAAGCGGGCGTTCAGCACTGGCACGACCAGCTGTGGGCCGGCGGTGGAGGTGATTTCGGTGTCCACATTGGCGGTGGTGACCTGGTACTCGCCTGGGTCTTCGACCAGGTAGCCGATCTCCTTCAGGAAGGCGACGTAGGCGTCCTGGTCCTGCTCGCCTGGATGCTCCTTGTACCACTCATCCAGCTTATTCTGCAGCTCGTCACGCTTTGCGAGCAGTTCGCGGTTGCGTGGGGTGAACTTCTCGACGATCTTGCCGAAGCCGTCCCAGAATGCGCCCTTTTCAACGTTGGTGCGTGGCAGCACCTGCTCGTTGACGAAGTCGTAAAGGGTCTTGGCGACCTTCAGGCCACCAGCTTCGACGCGTTCTGTCTGCTGGGCTTGAGTCATTTCATACACCTCTATCTATCGGCTGTGCACTTCTCCCATTCAGCCTAGGTGACGGGAGTCACTCGCGGGGATATTCCTTACCTTCGCTCTCCTTTTTCCACCCCCACCCAAGGGATTTTCGCCACATTCGCGTTGCTCTTGTTTTCTATTTCGACGCCACCGGCTGCCCGTCAGAGGGTCTCGTTGTCCCAGTAAGACGCCCACTGTTCAACGATATGCACTGTTTTAAACGACAACGTAATAAGTTGGAAACTTTGCAAACTTTGCAAAACTGGGCACCACCCCCACACAGAAATAGACCCTCTACCGGCATTGACGGGGTATTTTCCCTTGGTACTCTGAGCATTAGCGACAAGAGGTACAGGCTTCACCAAATCGTCACATTGGAGCAACGTTCCCACGATGTTTCATGTGATCGGTCCGAGGTCACACCTTCAGGTCGTGCATGTCTCGCGCTTGTGAGCGCGGGAACGTAAGCACAACTCCTCCATATAAGGAAGTGAAGAACCACATGACTAACACTGGCAAGGCACGTACCGCTGCTGAAATCCAGAAGGATTGGGACGAGAACCCACGCTGGGCCAACGTCAAGCGCGATTACACCGCTGAGCAGGTTGCTGAGCTGCAGGGCACCGTTGTCGAGGAGCACACCCTCGCTCGTCGCGGCGCTGAGATCCTGTGGGAGGCTGTCAACAAGGGTGACGATTCCTACATCAACGCTCTGGGCGCACTGACCGGTAACCAGGCTGTGCAGCAGGTTCGCGCTGGCCTGAAGGCTGTCTACCTGTCCGGTTGGCAGGTTGCTGGTGACGCTAACCTCTCCGGCCACACCTACCCTGACCAGTCCCTGTACCCAGCTAACTCCGTTCCTTCCGTTGTTCAGCGCATCAACAACGCTCTGCTCCGTGCAGACGAGATCGCTCGCATCGAGGGCGACGACTCCGTTGAGAACTGGCTCGTGCCAATCGTTGCCGATGGCGAGGCTGGCTTCGGTGGCGCTCTGAACGTCTACGAGCTGCAGAAGGCCATGATCAAGGCTGGCGCCGCTGGTACCCACTGGGAGGACCAGCTCGCTTCCGAGAAGAAGTGTGGCCACCTGGGCGGCAAGGTTCTGATTCCTACCCAGCAGCACATTCGTACCCTGAACTCTGCACGTCTGGCAGCTGACGTTGCCAACACCCCAACCCTGGTTGTTGCTCGTACCGACGCTGAGGCCGCTACCCTGCTGACCTCCGACGTTGACGATCGCGACAAGCCATTCCTGACCGGTGGCCGCACCTCCGAGGGCTTCTACAACGTTCAGAACGGCGTTGAGCCTTGCATCGCTCGTGCGAAGGCATACGCTCCTTACGCTGACCTGATCTGGATGGAGACCGGCACCCCAGACCTCGAGCTGGCTAAGAAGTTCGCCGAGGCTGTCCGCGAGGAGTTCCCAGACCAGCTGCTGGCCTACAACTGCTCCCCATCCTTCAACTGGTCTGCACACCTCGAGGCAGACGAGATCGCCAAGTTCCAGAACGAGCTGGGCGCAATGGGCTTCAAGTTCCAGTTCATCACCCTGGCTGGCTTCCACGCCCTGAACTACTCCATGTTCGACCTGGCTTACGGCTACGCTCGCGAGCAGATGACCGCATTCGTCGACCTGCAGAACCGCGAGTTCAAGGCAGCCGAGGAGCGCGGCTTCACCGCTGTGAAGCACCAGCGCGAGGTTGGCGCCGGCTACTTCGACCGCATCGCCACCACCGTGGATCCAAACTCCTCCACCACCGCTCTGAAGGGCTCCACCGAGGAGGGCCAGTTCAAGTAAGCCGACCCGCAGCATCTTGCTGCTCTAGGTTTTAGAACTTCAAGGCCAGTGGCAGCGTCGTGTTGACGATCTTCGGATCGTCCCACCGCGGCGCTGCCACTTTTGCTTTCCATACAGCTCCGGGCAGGTGGAGAGTTTGTTTGTGCCGGTACGGCAATTCTCTCGAGGCCTATACTCGGCGATATGAGCAATACCGAGCCCCAGCCGGAAGCCGTCATCTGTCGCGCGGGCAAAGCGCCAGACGGTGCCCTCCCCGTCGAGATCATCACTTCACGCGACGTTCCCCTCGGCGGGCCTCGCGCCATGACCGTGCACCGCACCCTCCCCCAGCGCCAGCGTTCACTGATCGGTGCCTGGTGCTTCATCGACCACTACGGGCCGGATGATGTTTCCACGACCGGCGGGATGGACGTGGCCCCTCACCCACATACCGGATTGCAGACGGTCAGCTGGCTGTTCGAGGGGGAGATCCAGCACATTGACTCCGGTGGCAACCGAGGACTCGTCCTGCCTGGAGAGGTCAACCTCATGACCGCCGGCCGTGGCATCTGCCACTCGGAGACGTCCACTGAGAAAACAACGAAGCTCCACGGCGTGCAGCTGTGGCTCGCATTGCCGGACTCCGTGAGAAATACCGCACCACGCCGCTTCGAGCACTTTGAGCCCGAACGTGTCGATGTGCCCGGAGGATCTCTGCTCGTCTTCCTCGGTTCCCTGGCTGGAAGCACCAGTCCTGTGACCACTCACACCCCGATCCTCGGTGCAGAGCTGTTGGTTGGTCCCGGGGAGACTGTCACCCTCGACGTCGATCCCACCTTCGAGCACGGCCTCCTTGCTGACTCCGAAGGCCTCCACCTCGAGGGCGTAGCGGTGCCACGCACAGCGGTGGGCTATACCGGCGTCGGCGCCACACAACTGCGCATAGCCAACACCAACGATTCCGCACCTGCTCGAGCGCTGTTGCTCGGCGGCGAACCCTTTGGCGAGGACATCGTGATGTGGTGGAACTTCGTGGGCCGCAGTTCGGAGGAGATCACCGAGTTCCGCAACGCCTGGCAAGAGCGCACCGAGCAGTTCGGGCAGGTCGAAGGCTATGTGGGCCACGGCGGAGAAGGACGCAATGCGGACGGTCTCAGCTGGCTGCCCGCCCCCAAACTGCCGAAAGCTACCCTGCGAGCCCGGCGCAACCCTGCACCCAACGCCCGGCCCGATGAGCCACAGCACGGCCAGCGCACGGAGACCACCACCCTCCCCCGGCACTGAGCAACCTGTGTTCATGGACAAGACCAACCCAGAGGTCTTCAAGGCGATGAACGAGGCAGCGAAGCAGTCACAGAAAGCCGGGGAGCAGGCAGGCCTCTCCCGAGCATTGCTGGAGCTGGTCAACGTTCGCGTTTCCCAACTCAACGGCTGCCCTACCCGCTTGAGCGTGCACGTGCCCGCAGCAGAGCAGGCCGGTGTGGACCCGATGAAGATTGCCACCCTTCCGTCTTGGCGCCACGCGGAGATCTTCAGTGACGAGGAGCGCGGCGCACTCGGCCTTGCAGAGTCTCTGACGGTTCATTCTGGTGCATCGCGCGTGCTGAACGGCGACCGCTCCGACGACGATGATGCCAAGGCTGTAGAAACCTTCAGCGAGGAGCAGCTCGCCGCACTCCAGTGGGCGATCATCACGATCAATTCCTTCAACCGCATCTCAATCGCCAGCCAGTACCCAGTGCGCCGCCCCAAGGCTTAGCTCCAAAGGACTCAGTCCGAGAGCTGAGCCCAGCTGGTTTGCGGCTAACGGACTTGCCACTCGCTGGCCTAAGACCGAGAGCCCAAGCTCCCACTGGCGGTCCGCGACTATCGCCGTCAGCTGAGGCGGATCATTCGATCCAGTGAGGCGATCACATCCTCCCGCTCCACTCCCTGCGCGATCATCTCCGCAGCGCGGTGGGTGGCGGTATCCACTAGGTCGGCATAGGCCTCCGCCTCCCCCTTCGGCAACCCCGCCTTCTCAAGGATTGCCACCAACTCCGGCCGCATGACATTGTGCGCACACAGCACCCGAGCATCCTCGAACACACTCGGCACCTTGGACGCGGCGACCATCAT
Coding sequences within:
- a CDS encoding pirin family protein; protein product: MSNTEPQPEAVICRAGKAPDGALPVEIITSRDVPLGGPRAMTVHRTLPQRQRSLIGAWCFIDHYGPDDVSTTGGMDVAPHPHTGLQTVSWLFEGEIQHIDSGGNRGLVLPGEVNLMTAGRGICHSETSTEKTTKLHGVQLWLALPDSVRNTAPRRFEHFEPERVDVPGGSLLVFLGSLAGSTSPVTTHTPILGAELLVGPGETVTLDVDPTFEHGLLADSEGLHLEGVAVPRTAVGYTGVGATQLRIANTNDSAPARALLLGGEPFGEDIVMWWNFVGRSSEEITEFRNAWQERTEQFGQVEGYVGHGGEGRNADGLSWLPAPKLPKATLRARRNPAPNARPDEPQHGQRTETTTLPRH
- the aceA gene encoding isocitrate lyase — protein: MTNTGKARTAAEIQKDWDENPRWANVKRDYTAEQVAELQGTVVEEHTLARRGAEILWEAVNKGDDSYINALGALTGNQAVQQVRAGLKAVYLSGWQVAGDANLSGHTYPDQSLYPANSVPSVVQRINNALLRADEIARIEGDDSVENWLVPIVADGEAGFGGALNVYELQKAMIKAGAAGTHWEDQLASEKKCGHLGGKVLIPTQQHIRTLNSARLAADVANTPTLVVARTDAEAATLLTSDVDDRDKPFLTGGRTSEGFYNVQNGVEPCIARAKAYAPYADLIWMETGTPDLELAKKFAEAVREEFPDQLLAYNCSPSFNWSAHLEADEIAKFQNELGAMGFKFQFITLAGFHALNYSMFDLAYGYAREQMTAFVDLQNREFKAAEERGFTAVKHQREVGAGYFDRIATTVDPNSSTTALKGSTEEGQFK
- a CDS encoding carboxymuconolactone decarboxylase family protein, with the protein product MDKTNPEVFKAMNEAAKQSQKAGEQAGLSRALLELVNVRVSQLNGCPTRLSVHVPAAEQAGVDPMKIATLPSWRHAEIFSDEERGALGLAESLTVHSGASRVLNGDRSDDDDAKAVETFSEEQLAALQWAIITINSFNRISIASQYPVRRPKA
- a CDS encoding CGNR zinc finger domain-containing protein; the protein is MNTSSTNQLRQLSFVFYGERPALDFANTLRRRKDPLHPTVDLLGDRSDFVSWLNQARQATSWARELPELVKTPMPIDQESVTTLREAVLILAEHSLGMNTLSSFELNSTIDVLNDWSTRRPLLQLDAQTFSPEPLRSEESDPRKTLAKNLELEQALGFVAADAVALFGTNDRQRLKICGHERCGILFEDRSNGLRRQWCSMKDCGNRAKARRYSHNK
- a CDS encoding malate synthase G → MTQAQQTERVEAGGLKVAKTLYDFVNEQVLPRTNVEKGAFWDGFGKIVEKFTPRNRELLAKRDELQNKLDEWYKEHPGEQDQDAYVAFLKEIGYLVEDPGEYQVTTANVDTEITSTAGPQLVVPVLNARFAINAANARWGSLYDALYGTNAIPEDGGAEKDTPGYNKVRGDRVIAWSRNFLDKALPLVDASHSDVTSYDIVDGRLQVTLEGGATAGLREPETLVGYTGDVASPESIYFKHNGLHIQLLIDAESPVGSTDKAGVKDIILEAAVTNIMDLEDSVAAVDAADKTLGYTNWLGLNVGDLKVEFERKGKTLTREINDDRTYTALDGSEVTLHGRSLNLVRNVGHLMQNPAILDQNGEEIFEGIMDSVITAACAIPGLDQDNARKNSRTGSIYIVKPKQHGPEEVAFTNELFADVEDLLGLERNTLKVGLMDEERRTSVNLDAAIKEVSERVVFINTGFMDRTGDEIHTSIHAGPMFRKAVQKTAPWMLAYEDNNVDAGLAHGLQGKAQIGKGMWAMTEQMAELLEQKIGQPKQGASTAWVPSPTGGVLHATHYHEVDVFGAQDKLIADGRRDSFGDLVTIPVAAAKAGEPGADWSDEEKANELDNNCQSILGYVIRWVEQGVGCSKVPDINDVDLMEDRATLRISSQTLANWLLHGVVTEEQIIDSLQRMAEVVDRQNAGDDAYLPMAPDFDNSIGFQAAKELILDGVNQPAGYTEPILHARRLEFKAKNGIA